One Mycolicibacterium crocinum DNA window includes the following coding sequences:
- a CDS encoding DUF4873 domain-containing protein, translating to MTATADESGVFDGDAELDVAGVRCPVRVRLAGHLNPIDGQFHWQGLAYGAPDDITAGKPAQLTIGSRSVAIRLVERAPSGQLMVSGVGAPPYDLSPV from the coding sequence GTGACCGCCACCGCCGACGAGAGCGGCGTCTTCGACGGCGACGCCGAACTCGACGTTGCAGGCGTCCGCTGCCCGGTCCGCGTCCGCCTCGCCGGTCACCTCAACCCGATCGACGGCCAGTTCCACTGGCAAGGCCTCGCCTATGGGGCGCCCGACGACATCACCGCCGGAAAACCTGCCCAATTGACAATCGGAAGCCGCAGCGTCGCAATCCGACTCGTCGAAAGGGCGCCCTCCGGGCAGCTCATGGTCAGCGGCGTGGGCGCGCCGCCATACGACCTGTCGCCGGTCTAG
- a CDS encoding PAS and ANTAR domain-containing protein, whose amino-acid sequence MSGRADERRGEPDRKSRARSLGDGELSRVGWVRYFFDEDRWEWSDEVARMHGYEPGTVTPTTELVFSHKHPDDRQELIDLLQRIRRTREAFSSRHRIRDRHGRVHHVVVVGNQLRDDAGEIIGSDGFYIDLTGDLRSAQEQVSNEVEDIAARRSPIDQAKGMLMMVYSIDADAAFDLLRWRSQESNVKLRDLAQQITVDFQRVRHGGDLPPRSVYDELLMTAHLRVGRGS is encoded by the coding sequence ATGTCGGGGCGGGCAGACGAGCGGCGGGGCGAACCCGACCGCAAGAGCCGAGCGCGGTCGCTCGGTGACGGAGAGTTGTCGCGGGTCGGCTGGGTGCGGTACTTCTTCGACGAGGACCGCTGGGAATGGTCAGATGAAGTGGCCCGCATGCACGGTTACGAGCCGGGGACCGTCACTCCGACAACCGAACTGGTCTTCTCACACAAGCATCCCGACGACCGCCAAGAGCTGATCGATCTGCTGCAGCGGATACGCCGCACCCGTGAGGCATTCAGCAGTCGGCACCGCATTCGGGATCGGCACGGGCGTGTCCATCATGTGGTCGTGGTCGGCAACCAGTTGCGGGACGACGCCGGCGAGATCATCGGCAGCGACGGCTTCTACATCGACCTGACCGGTGACCTGCGCAGCGCCCAGGAGCAGGTGAGTAACGAGGTGGAGGACATCGCCGCCCGCCGGTCCCCCATCGATCAGGCCAAAGGGATGCTGATGATGGTCTACAGCATCGACGCCGACGCGGCCTTCGACCTGCTTCGGTGGCGCTCGCAGGAGAGCAACGTCAAACTGCGTGACCTCGCCCAGCAGATCACCGTCGACTTCCAACGCGTACGGCACGGTGGCGATCTGCCCCCGCGATCGGTGTACGACGAACTACTGATGACCGCACATCTGCGTGTGGGCCGCGGTTCCTAG
- a CDS encoding PRC-barrel domain-containing protein, producing the protein MQLSDLLGLPVCDSDGTRLGTLIDVRLSVTGDLDDRPDAPKVFGVIVSPRSKSSYLGYERRRVGQPWVLAGLLRWRHRGTFLTLWRDVDDVTTDRLTVRRGATRYSPVLNEL; encoded by the coding sequence ATGCAGCTGAGTGATCTTCTCGGACTGCCGGTGTGCGACAGCGACGGCACGCGGTTGGGCACGTTGATCGACGTGCGGTTGAGCGTCACCGGCGATCTGGACGACCGGCCCGACGCACCAAAAGTGTTCGGCGTCATCGTGAGTCCGCGCTCCAAGTCCTCATATCTGGGATACGAACGCCGCCGCGTCGGCCAGCCCTGGGTACTCGCCGGTCTGCTGCGATGGCGTCACCGTGGCACATTCCTGACCCTGTGGCGCGACGTCGACGACGTCACCACCGACCGGCTGACGGTGCGGCGGGGCGCCACCAGGTACTCGCCGGTGCTGAACGAACTGTGA
- a CDS encoding NRAMP family divalent metal transporter, producing the protein MKKIFAVALGILTAIGGFLDIGDLVTNAVVGSRFGMGLAWVVPVGVMGICLYAQMAGRVAAVSGRATFEIIRERLGPRMGAANLSASFFINLMTVTAEIGGVALALQLATDVGPLLWVPVAAFAVWVVIWRVKFSIMENATGLLGLCLIVFAVAVFALQPHWSTLAHQALAPVIPQSESAATYWYFAIALFGAAMTPYEVFFFSSGAREEHWTTKDLSTSRLNVLIGFPLGGILSLAIAACATLVLLPAQIEVTSLSEITMPVVMAGGKLALAFVIIGIVAATFGAALETTLSSGYTLAQFFGWAWGKFRRPAEAARFHTVMLVTVLACAAVLFTGIDPILVTEYSVVFSAIALPLTYLPILIVANDPEYMGRHVNGRAVNVAGSIYLVIILIASLAAIPLMIVTGAGQ; encoded by the coding sequence ATGAAGAAAATCTTCGCGGTCGCGCTCGGAATCCTCACCGCCATCGGCGGCTTCCTCGACATCGGCGATTTGGTGACCAACGCCGTTGTCGGATCACGCTTCGGCATGGGACTGGCCTGGGTGGTCCCGGTCGGCGTCATGGGCATCTGCCTCTACGCCCAGATGGCCGGACGAGTGGCAGCGGTCAGCGGCCGCGCCACCTTCGAGATCATCCGCGAACGGTTGGGCCCGCGGATGGGAGCGGCCAACCTCAGTGCCTCGTTCTTCATCAACCTGATGACCGTGACCGCAGAGATCGGTGGCGTGGCACTGGCGCTGCAGCTGGCCACCGACGTCGGGCCCCTGCTCTGGGTGCCGGTCGCGGCTTTCGCTGTGTGGGTGGTGATTTGGCGGGTCAAGTTCTCGATCATGGAGAACGCCACCGGACTGCTCGGACTCTGCCTGATCGTCTTCGCTGTCGCGGTCTTCGCTCTGCAGCCGCACTGGTCCACCCTTGCGCATCAGGCGCTGGCACCCGTCATACCGCAGAGCGAATCGGCAGCCACCTACTGGTATTTCGCGATCGCACTCTTCGGCGCGGCGATGACGCCCTACGAGGTCTTCTTCTTCTCCTCCGGCGCACGCGAAGAACACTGGACCACCAAGGATCTGAGCACCTCGCGGCTCAATGTGCTGATCGGATTTCCGCTCGGCGGCATCCTCTCCCTGGCGATCGCGGCGTGCGCGACGCTGGTACTGCTGCCCGCGCAGATTGAGGTCACCTCACTGTCGGAGATCACGATGCCGGTGGTGATGGCCGGCGGCAAGCTCGCGCTGGCCTTCGTCATCATCGGCATCGTGGCCGCCACATTCGGTGCCGCGCTGGAGACCACGCTGTCGTCGGGTTACACCCTGGCCCAGTTCTTCGGTTGGGCATGGGGCAAATTCCGGCGCCCGGCCGAGGCGGCCCGCTTTCACACCGTGATGCTGGTAACCGTATTGGCTTGCGCCGCAGTGCTGTTCACCGGCATCGATCCGATCCTCGTTACCGAGTACTCGGTGGTGTTCTCGGCGATCGCGCTACCGCTGACCTACCTGCCGATCCTCATCGTGGCCAACGATCCCGAGTACATGGGCCGCCATGTCAACGGTCGCGCAGTGAACGTGGCCGGCTCGATCTATCTGGTGATCATTCTCATCGCCTCGCTGGCCGCCATACCGTTGATGATCGTGACGGGGGCCGGCCAATGA
- a CDS encoding WXG100 family type VII secretion target, protein MAEPLKVDPESLVTSGGVLDQHSQNVFATHSQADQTIDSSLFSWVGQSQSALAAKAAAWTTVTTTLTTRLYEHAEGMRVSGMTFAAMDQRDAEELADVHRPNGQARDA, encoded by the coding sequence ATGGCCGAGCCGCTGAAGGTGGATCCGGAGTCGCTGGTCACCTCCGGTGGGGTGCTCGATCAGCACTCGCAGAACGTGTTCGCCACCCATTCTCAGGCCGACCAGACCATCGACTCGTCGCTGTTCAGCTGGGTGGGGCAGTCCCAGTCCGCGCTGGCGGCGAAGGCCGCCGCCTGGACGACGGTGACGACGACCTTGACCACCCGTCTCTACGAGCACGCCGAGGGCATGCGGGTGAGTGGGATGACCTTCGCCGCGATGGATCAGCGCGACGCCGAGGAACTCGCCGACGTCCATCGGCCGAATGGTCAGGCGCGTGACGCTTAG
- a CDS encoding alpha/beta hydrolase codes for MTLSVADIERWDPEAVREVFHAASARSGASTDAARASEQLPAFESWGGVAADAARDAIHKTRVDLDAHAREALAVAQAAQKAAQDIEKVKIELRELKDDAISEGLDVDPATSTVVKGPGFKGTAAELATKIADLQSRLNAIIAEANGVDAELAAAINMADGKLPIPDAQPTPPPPPETTRPEDVKKWWDSLTPEQQQAELRDNPPYMGNLNGIPVEARDVANQTAMRTDIENIQEAASRHGVSAQDVLNDPFRYGCTPDDVTRYTNAVKVEQALEDDHLATGAQTYLQVYQPTKFDGQGRAAIAIGNPDKAANTTVVVPGTSHSVTEGWLSASDATNLYNEAVKADPSRTASVVAWMGYDAPNSLLDPQVAQTSLAHQGGALLAADVNGLNATHGPGSSHMTVMGHSYGSTTVADAAAGYGMHTNDVILIGSPGTDMAKSAADFHLAPGGHVFVGAASTDPVTQLGAIPQVHIPGTGVTASLGTDPALDGFGSTRFKAEVPGWTINDHSHYFERGTESLFSMADIVSGHGDALEVDGMTAPHRADNILTDIGVLPSDPELYRAPTSGHYH; via the coding sequence GTGACGCTTAGCGTCGCAGATATTGAACGCTGGGATCCCGAGGCCGTCCGGGAAGTCTTTCACGCAGCATCTGCGCGCAGCGGTGCGTCCACCGACGCGGCGCGGGCGTCCGAACAGCTGCCGGCGTTCGAGTCCTGGGGTGGGGTCGCCGCCGATGCCGCCCGCGACGCGATCCACAAGACCCGCGTGGACCTCGACGCCCACGCCCGGGAAGCCCTCGCGGTGGCCCAGGCCGCGCAGAAGGCCGCCCAGGACATCGAGAAAGTGAAGATCGAGCTGCGCGAGCTCAAAGACGACGCGATCAGTGAGGGATTGGACGTCGACCCGGCGACGAGCACGGTGGTCAAGGGCCCCGGGTTCAAGGGGACGGCCGCCGAGCTCGCGACGAAGATCGCGGACCTGCAATCGCGGTTGAACGCAATCATCGCTGAGGCCAACGGTGTTGACGCAGAGCTCGCAGCGGCGATCAACATGGCTGACGGCAAGCTGCCGATCCCGGATGCCCAGCCCACCCCGCCACCGCCGCCGGAAACGACCCGGCCTGAGGACGTCAAGAAGTGGTGGGATTCGCTGACGCCCGAACAGCAGCAGGCCGAGTTGCGGGACAACCCACCGTATATGGGCAATCTCAACGGGATTCCCGTCGAGGCTCGCGATGTGGCGAACCAAACGGCGATGCGCACCGACATCGAGAACATCCAGGAGGCCGCCAGCCGCCACGGCGTCTCGGCTCAAGACGTCCTGAACGATCCGTTCCGTTACGGCTGCACACCGGACGACGTGACCCGCTACACCAACGCGGTCAAAGTTGAGCAAGCGCTCGAGGACGATCATCTGGCGACCGGGGCCCAGACTTATCTTCAGGTGTATCAACCCACGAAGTTCGATGGCCAGGGCCGCGCCGCGATCGCCATCGGTAACCCCGACAAGGCGGCCAACACAACGGTGGTGGTGCCGGGCACCAGCCACAGCGTCACCGAGGGCTGGCTCAGCGCCAGCGATGCCACGAACTTGTACAACGAAGCCGTGAAGGCCGACCCGAGCCGAACGGCGTCAGTCGTCGCCTGGATGGGCTATGACGCGCCGAACAGCTTGCTGGACCCGCAGGTCGCGCAGACCTCGCTGGCGCACCAGGGTGGGGCGCTGCTCGCCGCAGATGTCAATGGCCTGAACGCAACTCATGGTCCGGGGTCGTCGCACATGACCGTGATGGGGCATTCCTACGGCTCGACGACGGTGGCCGACGCCGCGGCCGGCTACGGTATGCACACCAACGATGTCATCCTCATCGGCTCGCCGGGTACCGATATGGCCAAGAGTGCGGCGGACTTTCACCTCGCGCCGGGTGGTCATGTGTTCGTCGGTGCGGCCTCGACCGACCCGGTCACCCAGCTGGGCGCTATTCCTCAAGTGCACATCCCGGGTACCGGGGTGACTGCGTCGCTGGGCACCGACCCGGCCCTGGACGGGTTCGGCTCGACGCGGTTCAAAGCCGAAGTCCCCGGCTGGACCATCAACGACCACAGCCACTACTTCGAGCGCGGCACGGAGTCGTTGTTCAGCATGGCCGACATCGTCTCCGGCCACGGCGACGCCCTCGAGGTCGACGGTATGACCGCGCCGCACCGGGCAGACAACATTCTCACCGACATCGGCGTGCTGCCGTCGGATCCGGAACTGTACCGCGCCCCGACTTCAGGCCACTACCACTAG
- a CDS encoding TIGR00366 family protein gives MTTQAEERKPERRGIMPSLTGLSVRYVERLMPDPYLFAVILTIVVAALVAFLVKDASATGMLKAWYGGVWGSQNIFTFAFQMVLILVTGYTLAEAPILKRGIVYIASKPNNQVQAALLCFGVSAALHLVNWGLGLVAGALVARQIAKRLPDTHFGYLIAASFMGFIVWTQGLSSSIALANTDSSSPINVIHKIAGITVPLSQTIFQPYSWLSVIVVLAVLAVAVWRMAPAETLAPDPAIFEDEHQQETQTEGKKTFAEWLENLWILNVLVFVAGIAYFWISGFALNIASMIMLLTITSALLHKTPIRFIRAFTDAAKVSGPLLLQYPLYGGLVGLLGYQAAKDIKPLQTLLAEGLVHGATEYTLPFLTFVGSLIISLFVPSGGGHWAVQGPIAVDSALAVGQHSPGYLGLMSMAVAVGEGVANMIQPFWLLPLLAIAKLNVRQVMGFTIVAFLIGFVVLGATMLIAPHVI, from the coding sequence ATGACGACGCAGGCAGAAGAGCGCAAACCCGAACGTCGCGGCATCATGCCATCCCTCACCGGGCTGTCCGTCCGGTACGTCGAGCGATTGATGCCCGACCCGTACCTGTTCGCGGTCATCCTCACGATCGTCGTCGCCGCGCTGGTCGCGTTCTTGGTCAAGGACGCATCCGCCACCGGCATGCTCAAGGCTTGGTACGGCGGCGTGTGGGGATCGCAAAACATCTTCACGTTCGCGTTCCAGATGGTGCTCATCCTCGTGACGGGCTACACCCTCGCCGAGGCGCCGATCCTCAAGCGCGGCATCGTCTATATCGCGAGCAAGCCGAACAATCAGGTTCAGGCCGCTCTGCTCTGCTTCGGTGTGAGCGCGGCACTGCACCTAGTGAACTGGGGGCTCGGGCTGGTTGCCGGCGCACTGGTCGCCCGCCAGATTGCAAAGCGCTTGCCCGACACCCACTTCGGCTACCTCATCGCCGCGTCATTTATGGGCTTCATCGTCTGGACACAGGGACTTTCGTCGTCGATAGCCTTGGCCAACACCGACAGCAGCAGTCCCATCAACGTGATCCACAAGATCGCCGGCATCACGGTGCCGCTGAGCCAGACCATCTTCCAGCCCTACAGCTGGCTGTCGGTGATCGTCGTGCTGGCCGTGCTCGCCGTCGCCGTGTGGCGCATGGCGCCGGCGGAGACCCTCGCCCCCGACCCGGCGATCTTCGAAGACGAACACCAGCAGGAAACCCAGACCGAGGGCAAGAAGACCTTCGCCGAATGGCTCGAGAACCTGTGGATCCTCAACGTATTGGTGTTCGTTGCCGGCATCGCCTACTTCTGGATCAGCGGCTTCGCCCTGAACATCGCGTCGATGATCATGCTGCTGACGATCACCAGCGCGCTGCTGCACAAGACGCCGATCCGCTTCATCCGAGCGTTCACCGACGCCGCCAAAGTGTCGGGTCCCCTGCTGCTGCAGTACCCGCTCTACGGCGGATTGGTCGGCCTGCTGGGTTATCAAGCGGCCAAAGACATCAAGCCGTTGCAGACGCTGCTGGCCGAGGGCCTCGTGCACGGCGCGACGGAATACACCCTGCCGTTCCTGACGTTCGTCGGTTCGTTGATCATCAGCCTGTTCGTGCCGTCCGGCGGCGGACACTGGGCGGTACAGGGCCCGATCGCCGTCGACTCGGCGCTCGCGGTGGGCCAGCACTCGCCGGGTTACCTCGGCCTGATGTCGATGGCGGTCGCGGTCGGCGAGGGTGTGGCGAACATGATCCAGCCGTTCTGGCTACTGCCCCTGCTGGCGATCGCGAAGCTCAATGTTCGTCAGGTGATGGGCTTTACGATCGTCGCGTTCCTGATCGGGTTCGTGGTGTTGGGCGCCACCATGCTGATCGCGCCGCACGTGATCTGA